From the genome of Amycolatopsis sp. NBC_01488, one region includes:
- the glpK gene encoding glycerol kinase GlpK, with protein MVQRYVMSIDQGTTSTRCILFDARGRLVSVVQREHQQHFPRPGWVEHDAVEIWRNLARIVPQALADAGATAEQVVGLGIANQRETTVLWDRHTGNPIGRAIVWQDTRTDAMLEQLAREPGVDRVRQLCGLPLATYFSAPRVRWLLERTPGLRERAERGDVLFGTIESWLIWNLTGGSEGGVHVTDVTNASRTMLMNLRTLNWDDELLDFFDVPRAMLPEIRSSTEVYGTTSRVVPGIRIAAALGDQQAALFGQTCFAPGEAKCTYGTGSFLLLNTGSTPVLSTHGMLTTVGFKIGDEPAVYALEGSIAVTGSLVQWFRDGLELIGSAPEIETLARTVEDNGGCYIVPAFSGLFAPHWHSEARGVIAGLTSYITKGHLARAVLEATGWQTREVVDAMNADSGLALSTLKVDGGMTADNLLMQCIADVLDVPVVRPMVAETVSLGAAYAAGLSVGYWPDLEGLRRNWHRAGQWLPAMDPARRDSEYAHWRQAVELTFGWMRPGPAAVAPGSDLIEVLLADHRRFEQLFRDLRNAEADRPALVDELAALLVAHATATERIVRPDSPGTPFADDLLGVLEAADFDKALLRLENVVDAHVRGEERGLLNDLRRTMSTSDRTGLGRAFVAERRRQLGLGCGDADHIRDLGDRLEL; from the coding sequence GTGGTCCAGCGGTACGTGATGTCCATCGACCAGGGCACCACCTCCACCCGGTGCATCCTGTTCGACGCGCGCGGGCGGCTCGTCTCCGTCGTGCAGCGCGAGCACCAGCAGCACTTCCCCCGTCCCGGCTGGGTCGAGCACGACGCCGTCGAAATCTGGCGGAACCTCGCCCGGATCGTGCCGCAGGCCCTCGCCGACGCCGGCGCGACCGCGGAACAGGTCGTCGGGCTGGGCATCGCCAACCAGCGCGAGACCACCGTCCTGTGGGACCGGCACACCGGCAACCCGATCGGGCGGGCGATCGTCTGGCAGGACACCCGCACCGACGCCATGCTCGAACAGCTGGCCCGCGAGCCGGGCGTCGATCGCGTCCGGCAGCTGTGCGGCCTCCCGCTGGCGACCTACTTCTCCGCGCCGCGCGTCCGCTGGCTGCTCGAACGCACCCCGGGCCTGCGCGAACGCGCCGAACGCGGTGACGTCCTCTTCGGCACCATCGAAAGCTGGCTGATCTGGAACCTCACCGGCGGCAGCGAGGGCGGCGTGCACGTCACCGACGTCACCAACGCCTCGCGCACCATGCTGATGAACCTGCGCACCCTCAACTGGGACGACGAGCTGCTCGACTTCTTCGACGTCCCGCGCGCGATGCTGCCGGAAATCCGGTCCTCGACCGAGGTCTACGGCACCACCTCGCGCGTCGTGCCCGGCATCCGGATCGCGGCGGCGCTCGGCGACCAGCAGGCGGCGCTGTTCGGCCAGACCTGCTTCGCGCCTGGCGAGGCGAAGTGCACGTACGGCACCGGCAGCTTCCTGCTGCTCAACACCGGTTCGACGCCCGTGCTGTCCACCCACGGCATGCTCACCACCGTCGGGTTCAAGATCGGTGACGAACCGGCGGTGTACGCGCTGGAGGGGTCGATCGCCGTCACCGGGTCGCTGGTGCAGTGGTTCCGCGACGGGCTCGAGCTGATCGGCAGCGCGCCGGAGATCGAGACCCTCGCCCGGACGGTCGAGGACAACGGCGGCTGCTACATCGTGCCCGCGTTCTCCGGGCTGTTCGCGCCGCACTGGCACAGCGAGGCCCGGGGCGTGATCGCCGGACTGACGTCCTACATCACGAAGGGCCACCTGGCGCGGGCGGTGCTGGAGGCCACCGGCTGGCAGACCCGCGAGGTCGTCGACGCGATGAACGCCGACTCCGGGCTGGCGCTCTCGACGTTGAAGGTCGACGGCGGGATGACCGCCGACAACCTGCTGATGCAGTGCATCGCGGACGTCCTCGACGTGCCGGTGGTCCGCCCGATGGTGGCGGAGACGGTCTCGCTCGGCGCGGCCTACGCGGCCGGGCTGTCCGTCGGGTACTGGCCGGACCTCGAGGGGCTGCGGCGCAACTGGCACCGGGCCGGGCAGTGGCTGCCGGCGATGGACCCGGCCCGCCGCGACTCCGAGTACGCGCACTGGCGCCAGGCGGTCGAGCTGACGTTCGGCTGGATGCGCCCGGGCCCGGCCGCGGTCGCGCCCGGGTCCGACCTGATCGAGGTGCTGCTGGCCGACCACCGCCGGTTCGAGCAGCTGTTCCGCGACCTGCGCAACGCCGAGGCCGACCGCCCGGCCCTGGTCGACGAGCTGGCGGCGCTGCTCGTCGCCCACGCGACGGCGACCGAGCGGATCGTCCGCCCGGACTCCCCCGGGACGCCGTTCGCGGACGACCTCCTGGGCGTTCTCGAAGCCGCCGACTTCGACAAGGCGTTGCTGCGGCTGGAGAACGTCGTCGACGCGCACGTCCGCGGCGAGGAACGCGGACTGCTGAACGACCTGCGCCGCACGATGTCCACCTCGGACCGCACGGGTCTCGGCCGCGCGTTCGTGGCGGAGCGCCGCCGCCAGCTGGGCCTCGGCTGCGGCGACGCCGACCACATCCGCGACCTCGGCGACCGGCTCGAGCTTTAG
- a CDS encoding MIP/aquaporin family protein — translation MVRNLKAHGLVGEMAAEFVGTMILILFGCGVVAQVVAAGIGDHDSIAWAWGLGVTLGVYVASRISGAHLNPAVTVALAVFKGFEWRKVAPYALAQTAGAFLAALLVRWNYTEVLHAKDPGLTIKTQGVFSTLPGNGTLPVGDWGAFRDQIIGTAILVLVIFAITDLRNTSPGANLAPVVVGFLVVAIGMAWGTDAGYAINPARDFGPRLASWLTGYDTAFTDQYGFPYWWIPIVAPVLGAVIGGAIYKFLIERHLPAGEQLDAMPAKDFEPAN, via the coding sequence ATGGTGCGAAACCTCAAGGCCCACGGACTCGTCGGCGAGATGGCCGCCGAGTTCGTGGGGACGATGATCCTCATCCTGTTCGGGTGCGGGGTGGTGGCGCAGGTCGTCGCCGCGGGCATCGGGGACCACGACAGCATCGCCTGGGCCTGGGGCCTCGGTGTCACGCTCGGTGTCTACGTCGCTTCGCGGATCAGCGGCGCGCACCTGAACCCCGCGGTCACCGTCGCGCTGGCCGTGTTCAAGGGCTTCGAATGGCGCAAGGTCGCCCCGTACGCCCTGGCCCAGACCGCGGGCGCGTTCCTCGCCGCGCTGCTCGTGCGCTGGAACTACACCGAGGTGCTCCACGCCAAGGACCCCGGCCTCACGATCAAGACCCAGGGCGTGTTCTCCACCCTTCCGGGTAACGGCACGCTCCCGGTGGGTGACTGGGGTGCCTTCCGCGACCAGATCATCGGCACCGCGATCCTCGTCCTGGTGATCTTCGCCATCACCGACCTGCGCAACACCTCGCCGGGCGCGAACCTGGCCCCGGTCGTCGTCGGCTTCCTGGTCGTCGCGATCGGCATGGCCTGGGGCACCGACGCCGGCTACGCGATCAACCCCGCCCGCGACTTCGGCCCGCGCCTGGCCTCCTGGCTGACCGGCTACGACACGGCGTTCACCGACCAGTACGGCTTCCCCTACTGGTGGATCCCGATCGTGGCCCCGGTGCTCGGCGCGGTGATCGGCGGCGCGATCTACAAGTTCCTGATCGAGCGCCACCTGCCCGCCGGGGAGCAGCTGGACGCCATGCCCGCCAAGGACTTCGAGCCCGCCAACTGA
- a CDS encoding DUF1996 domain-containing protein, which produces MPRKTSPATGRHRITRRTKIATGGLALALAVGGIVVATTAGRTGEASADPADASFFLDIAKVPAGVNVNKALQQKGARGTFTVDCGRNENGHFNPDNFIAQPSVKNGAQHLHDYVGNLSTNADSNNKSLAKAGTTCKNGDKSAYFWPVVRIDTGEAEKNPPATQPDRAGSATDKASSQVDCPDVASKLPDVPDQAMDEVNRNLDLLDTQIDEANARIANGDLKTPQDIQNAVVGPLKDKRTATIDRIAIAIGRRAAKPTNLGGLAACVLKQSGKGGLDNGGQNSAGTPAELPGVNDKNEVAGNDGTIQRVRSATITFTSGGASKVVAMPQFLRILYGDAKESTNGPANARPSWTCTGFEDRLTDHYPICPANSKVERIHAFPNCWDGKNIDSANHRTHIVFADQQGKCPQGFKNVPQLVIKLVYDIPHDIQVKGQYKVDAFPQEKHNPRSDHDDFANVMGQRLMNQVVNCINTGKHCSQ; this is translated from the coding sequence ATGCCCCGGAAAACCTCCCCCGCCACGGGCAGACATCGCATCACCCGCCGCACCAAGATCGCGACCGGCGGCCTCGCGCTCGCGCTCGCGGTCGGCGGGATCGTCGTCGCCACCACCGCCGGGCGCACCGGCGAAGCCAGCGCGGATCCCGCCGACGCGTCGTTCTTCCTCGACATCGCCAAGGTCCCCGCTGGTGTTAACGTGAACAAAGCGCTGCAGCAGAAGGGTGCGCGCGGCACGTTCACCGTGGACTGCGGCCGCAACGAGAACGGCCACTTCAACCCCGACAACTTCATCGCCCAGCCGAGCGTCAAAAACGGCGCCCAGCACCTGCACGACTACGTCGGCAACCTTTCGACGAACGCCGACTCGAACAACAAGAGCCTCGCCAAGGCCGGCACCACCTGCAAGAACGGCGACAAGTCCGCCTACTTCTGGCCCGTGGTCCGCATCGACACCGGTGAGGCGGAGAAGAACCCGCCCGCCACCCAGCCCGACCGCGCCGGGAGCGCGACCGACAAGGCGAGCAGCCAGGTCGACTGCCCGGACGTCGCGAGCAAGCTCCCCGACGTCCCGGACCAGGCCATGGACGAGGTCAACCGCAACCTCGACCTGCTCGACACGCAGATCGACGAGGCGAACGCGCGCATCGCGAACGGCGACCTGAAGACGCCCCAGGACATCCAGAACGCCGTCGTCGGGCCGCTGAAGGACAAGCGCACCGCGACGATCGACCGGATCGCCATCGCGATCGGGCGCCGCGCGGCGAAGCCGACGAACCTGGGCGGGCTCGCGGCCTGCGTGCTCAAGCAGAGCGGGAAGGGCGGCCTCGACAACGGCGGCCAGAACAGCGCCGGCACGCCCGCGGAGCTGCCCGGCGTCAACGACAAGAACGAGGTGGCCGGCAACGACGGCACGATCCAGCGTGTCCGCTCGGCGACGATCACCTTCACCAGCGGCGGCGCGAGCAAGGTCGTCGCGATGCCGCAGTTCCTGCGGATCCTCTACGGCGACGCCAAGGAGAGCACCAATGGCCCGGCCAACGCCCGGCCCAGCTGGACCTGCACCGGGTTCGAGGACCGGCTCACCGACCACTACCCGATCTGCCCGGCGAACAGCAAGGTCGAGCGGATCCACGCGTTCCCGAACTGCTGGGACGGCAAGAACATCGACAGCGCGAACCACCGCACCCACATCGTGTTCGCCGACCAGCAGGGCAAGTGCCCGCAGGGGTTCAAGAACGTGCCGCAGCTGGTCATCAAGCTGGTCTACGACATCCCGCACGACATCCAGGTGAAGGGCCAGTACAAAGTGGACGCCTTCCCGCAGGAGAAGCACAACCCCCGCTCGGACCACGACGACTTCGCGAACGTCATGGGCCAGCGGCTGATGAACCAGGTGGTCAACTGCATCAACACCGGCAAGCACTGCTCCCAGTGA
- the mmsB gene encoding multiple monosaccharide ABC transporter permease produces the protein MTTTDARPAAPPAERAKRRISINPRQSGIYVAFALIVVLFEVLTGGALLEPQNISNIIVQNSYVLILAIGMILVIISGHIDLSAGSVVAMTGAVSAVLMVNWHLPWFWAVLVTLVVGAVIGAWQGYWVAYFGIPAFIVTLAGMLAFRALTLTVLGNQGIGPFPDAIRTLSNGFTDGYLGNIGLGPLGGADLVSLLAGVAAVAGIAFTQWRKRAARVGYGQDVDPLPVFVLKIAGIAVLVLALVVQLARFKNLPWVLILLSVLVLGYSLVAGKSVFGRHIYAVGGNLQAATLSGVKVKSVTFWIFVNMGVLAALAGIIFAGRLNQAGPTAGVNFELDAIAAAFIGGAAVQGGVGKVVGAITGGLIMAVINNGMSLIGAPSERVMLVKGVVLLAAVAYDIWTKRRAAS, from the coding sequence ATGACCACGACCGACGCGCGGCCGGCCGCGCCCCCGGCCGAGCGCGCCAAGCGGCGGATCTCGATCAACCCGCGCCAGAGCGGCATCTACGTCGCGTTCGCGCTGATCGTGGTGCTGTTCGAGGTGCTCACCGGCGGCGCGCTGCTGGAACCGCAGAACATCTCCAACATCATCGTGCAGAACTCCTACGTGCTGATCCTCGCGATCGGGATGATCCTGGTGATCATCTCCGGGCACATCGACCTGTCCGCCGGCTCGGTCGTCGCGATGACCGGCGCGGTGTCGGCGGTGCTGATGGTGAACTGGCACCTGCCGTGGTTCTGGGCGGTGCTGGTCACCCTCGTCGTCGGCGCGGTGATCGGCGCTTGGCAGGGCTATTGGGTGGCGTACTTCGGGATCCCGGCGTTCATCGTGACGCTCGCCGGAATGCTGGCGTTCCGGGCGCTGACCCTGACGGTGCTGGGCAACCAGGGCATCGGGCCGTTCCCGGACGCCATCCGCACGCTGTCCAACGGCTTCACCGACGGCTACCTGGGCAACATCGGCCTCGGCCCGCTCGGTGGCGCCGACCTGGTCTCGCTGCTCGCCGGCGTCGCCGCGGTGGCCGGGATCGCGTTCACCCAGTGGCGCAAACGTGCGGCGCGCGTGGGCTACGGCCAGGACGTCGACCCGTTGCCGGTGTTCGTGCTGAAGATCGCCGGGATCGCGGTGCTGGTGCTGGCGCTGGTGGTGCAGCTGGCGCGGTTCAAGAACCTGCCGTGGGTGCTGATCCTGCTGTCGGTGCTGGTGCTCGGCTACTCGCTGGTGGCCGGGAAGTCGGTGTTCGGGCGGCACATCTACGCCGTGGGCGGCAACCTGCAGGCCGCGACGCTCTCGGGCGTCAAGGTCAAGTCGGTGACGTTCTGGATCTTCGTCAACATGGGCGTGCTGGCGGCGCTGGCCGGGATCATCTTCGCGGGCCGGCTCAACCAGGCGGGCCCGACGGCGGGCGTCAACTTCGAGCTGGACGCGATCGCCGCGGCGTTCATCGGCGGCGCGGCCGTCCAGGGTGGCGTCGGCAAGGTGGTCGGCGCGATCACCGGTGGCCTGATCATGGCGGTGATCAACAACGGGATGTCCCTGATCGGCGCGCCGAGCGAGCGGGTGATGCTGGTGAAGGGCGTCGTGCTGCTCGCGGCCGTGGCGTACGACATCTGGACGAAACGCCGCGCGGCTTCCTGA
- the mmsA gene encoding multiple monosaccharide ABC transporter ATP-binding protein has protein sequence MTELLGMRGITKTFPGVKALSDVTLSVRQGEIHAICGENGAGKSTLMKVLSGVYPHGTYDGEITFDGQRCEFGSVRDSERRGIVIIHQELALCGQLSIAENIFLGNEQGKRGWIDWNRTNHEAGALLERVGLAENPVTPVRDLGVGKQQLVEIAKALSKEVRLLILDEPTAALNDEDSAHLLELLRGLRDDGVTCVIISHKLGEVTAIADTVTILRDGKTIETLDAAGLTEERIITGMVGRDLEHRFPPREPDIGEEVLRIEDWTVHSPTQAGRVVVDHASLSLRRGEIVGLAGLMGAGRTELAMSVFGRSYGKDISGKILKHGQEIDVRSVRDAVRHGIAYATEDRKRYGLNLIEDIQRNVSAAGLGKLAKRGWVNEHAEHDTASRYRRDLRIKAPSVQSVTGKLSGGNQQKVVLAKWIFTDPDVLILDEPTRGIDVGAKFEIYTIINSLAAQGKAVLVISSELPELLGLCDRIYALSAGRITGEATREQATQELLMQYMTKERE, from the coding sequence ATGACCGAACTGCTCGGCATGCGCGGGATCACCAAGACCTTCCCCGGGGTCAAGGCGCTGTCCGACGTCACGCTTTCCGTGCGCCAAGGGGAGATCCACGCGATCTGCGGGGAGAACGGCGCCGGGAAGTCCACCCTGATGAAGGTGCTCTCGGGCGTCTACCCCCACGGGACGTACGACGGCGAGATCACTTTCGACGGGCAGCGGTGCGAGTTCGGGTCGGTGCGCGACAGCGAACGGCGCGGGATCGTGATCATCCACCAGGAGCTCGCGCTGTGCGGCCAGCTGTCGATCGCGGAGAACATCTTCCTCGGCAACGAGCAGGGCAAGCGCGGCTGGATCGACTGGAACCGCACCAACCACGAGGCCGGCGCGCTGCTCGAGCGCGTCGGCCTCGCCGAAAACCCGGTGACCCCGGTCCGCGACCTCGGCGTCGGCAAGCAGCAGCTGGTCGAGATCGCCAAGGCACTGTCCAAGGAGGTCCGGCTGCTGATCCTCGACGAGCCCACCGCGGCGCTCAACGACGAGGACTCGGCCCACCTGCTGGAGCTGCTGCGCGGGCTGCGCGACGACGGCGTGACGTGCGTGATCATCTCGCACAAGCTCGGCGAGGTGACGGCGATCGCCGACACCGTCACGATCCTGCGCGACGGCAAGACGATCGAAACGCTCGACGCCGCCGGGCTGACGGAAGAGCGGATCATCACCGGGATGGTCGGCCGCGACCTCGAGCACCGGTTCCCGCCCCGGGAGCCGGACATCGGCGAAGAGGTGCTGCGGATCGAGGACTGGACCGTGCACAGCCCCACCCAGGCCGGCCGGGTCGTCGTCGACCACGCGTCGCTTTCGCTGCGGCGCGGGGAGATCGTCGGGCTGGCCGGCCTGATGGGCGCGGGCCGCACCGAGCTCGCGATGAGCGTGTTCGGCCGGTCCTACGGCAAGGACATCTCCGGGAAAATCCTCAAGCACGGCCAGGAGATCGACGTCCGGTCGGTGCGCGACGCCGTCCGCCACGGCATCGCGTACGCCACCGAGGACCGGAAGCGCTACGGGCTCAACCTGATCGAGGACATCCAGCGCAACGTGTCCGCGGCCGGGCTGGGCAAGCTGGCGAAGCGCGGCTGGGTCAACGAGCACGCCGAGCACGACACCGCGTCCCGGTACCGCCGGGATCTGCGGATCAAGGCGCCGAGCGTGCAGAGCGTCACCGGCAAGCTCTCCGGCGGCAACCAGCAGAAGGTCGTGCTGGCCAAGTGGATCTTCACCGACCCGGACGTGCTGATCCTCGACGAGCCGACCCGCGGCATCGACGTCGGCGCGAAGTTCGAGATCTACACGATCATCAACTCCCTCGCCGCGCAGGGGAAGGCCGTGCTGGTGATCTCCTCCGAGCTGCCGGAGCTGCTCGGGCTCTGCGACCGGATCTACGCGCTGTCGGCGGGGCGGATCACCGGCGAGGCCACGCGCGAACAAGCCACCCAGGAACTGCTCATGCAGTACATGACGAAGGAACGGGAATGA
- the glpK gene encoding glycerol kinase GlpK, which translates to MPDYVGAVDQGTTSTRFMIFDHGGNEIARHQLEHQQILPRPGWVEHDATEIWERTRSVIATALTKANLTHGDLAALGITNQRETTVVWNRRTGRPYYNAIVWQDTRTDRIASALEREGKGDVIRRKAGLPPATYFSGGKLQWILENVDGVREDAEKGDALFGTTDSWLIWNLTGGPDGGVHVTDPTNASRTMLMDLETLDWDDELLSFFDVPKQMLPAIRPSSNPGFFGTTRADGPLGGEVALTGVLGDQQAATVGQVCFRPGEAKNTYGTGNFLLLNTGHELVRSKHGLLTTLCYQFGDQKPVYALEGSIAVTGSAVQWLRDQLGIISGAAQSESLARQVEDNGGVYFVPAFSGLFAPYWRSDARGAIVGLTRATTNAHIARATLEAICYQTRDVVEAMQNDSGVTLDVLRVDGGVTANELCMQLQADILGVPVSKPVVAETTALGAAYAAGLAVGFWKSTDELEQNWNEDKRWQPTWPDEQRAEGYAGWQKAVGRTLDWVDVQ; encoded by the coding sequence ATGCCTGACTACGTCGGCGCCGTTGACCAGGGCACCACGAGCACCCGCTTCATGATCTTCGACCACGGCGGCAACGAGATCGCCCGCCACCAGCTCGAGCACCAGCAGATCCTGCCCAGGCCCGGCTGGGTCGAGCACGACGCCACCGAGATCTGGGAGCGCACCCGCTCGGTCATCGCCACCGCGCTCACCAAGGCGAACCTGACGCACGGTGACCTGGCCGCGCTCGGCATCACCAACCAGCGCGAGACCACCGTCGTGTGGAACCGCCGCACCGGCCGCCCGTACTACAACGCGATCGTCTGGCAGGACACCCGCACCGACCGGATCGCCTCGGCGCTGGAGCGCGAGGGCAAGGGTGACGTCATCCGCCGCAAGGCCGGCCTCCCGCCCGCGACGTACTTCTCCGGCGGCAAGCTGCAGTGGATCCTCGAAAACGTCGACGGCGTGCGGGAGGACGCCGAGAAGGGCGACGCCCTCTTCGGCACCACCGACTCGTGGCTCATCTGGAACCTCACCGGCGGACCGGACGGCGGCGTCCACGTCACCGATCCGACCAACGCGTCGCGCACCATGCTGATGGACCTCGAAACCCTCGACTGGGACGACGAGCTGCTGTCGTTCTTCGACGTCCCGAAGCAGATGCTCCCGGCGATCCGGCCGTCGTCGAACCCCGGCTTCTTCGGCACCACCCGCGCGGACGGCCCGCTCGGCGGCGAGGTCGCGCTCACCGGCGTCCTGGGCGACCAGCAGGCGGCGACCGTCGGGCAGGTCTGCTTCCGGCCCGGCGAGGCCAAGAACACCTACGGCACCGGCAACTTCCTGCTGCTCAACACCGGTCACGAGCTGGTCCGCTCGAAGCACGGCCTGCTCACGACGCTGTGCTACCAGTTCGGCGACCAGAAGCCGGTCTACGCGCTGGAAGGCTCGATCGCCGTCACCGGGTCGGCCGTGCAGTGGCTGCGCGACCAGCTGGGCATCATCAGCGGCGCGGCGCAGAGCGAGAGCCTGGCCCGTCAGGTCGAGGACAACGGCGGCGTCTACTTCGTCCCGGCGTTCTCCGGCCTCTTCGCGCCGTACTGGCGCTCGGACGCCCGCGGCGCGATCGTCGGGCTCACCCGCGCCACGACGAACGCCCACATCGCGCGGGCCACCCTGGAAGCGATCTGCTACCAGACCCGCGACGTCGTCGAGGCGATGCAGAACGACTCCGGCGTCACGCTCGATGTGTTGCGTGTGGACGGTGGCGTGACCGCCAACGAGCTGTGCATGCAGCTGCAGGCGGACATCCTCGGCGTGCCGGTGTCGAAGCCGGTCGTCGCGGAGACCACCGCGCTCGGGGCCGCCTACGCGGCCGGGCTGGCCGTCGGCTTCTGGAAGTCGACCGACGAGCTGGAGCAGAACTGGAACGAGGACAAGCGCTGGCAGCCGACGTGGCCGGACGAGCAGCGCGCCGAGGGCTACGCGGGCTGGCAGAAGGCCGTCGGCCGCACGCTCGACTGGGTCGACGTGCAATGA
- a CDS encoding IclR family transcriptional regulator has translation MPGPIQSIERAAAILRLLARGSGRLGVGEIAESLELAKGTAHGILRTLQGVGFVEQDRDTGKYQLGAALLHLGTSYLDVNELRSRAINWADALASRSGEAVRIGAPLEGRVLVVHHVFRPDDSLQTLDVGTLLPLHATALGKVLLAYDTTLKATPESYTRRTLVTQTAIKRACAKVREAGWAVENGEMISGEAGIAAPIRGHGGIVVGAIGVFGAVERLCEPDGGPNPRLLGHVRDAARAVSRDLGASRW, from the coding sequence GTGCCCGGTCCGATCCAGTCCATCGAGCGCGCCGCCGCGATCCTGCGCTTGCTGGCGCGCGGCTCGGGCCGTCTCGGCGTCGGCGAGATCGCCGAATCGCTCGAGCTGGCCAAGGGCACCGCGCACGGGATCCTGCGCACGCTGCAGGGCGTCGGGTTCGTCGAGCAGGACCGCGACACGGGCAAGTACCAGCTCGGCGCGGCGCTGCTGCACCTGGGCACGAGCTACCTCGACGTCAACGAGCTGCGCTCCCGCGCGATCAACTGGGCCGACGCGCTGGCGTCACGCAGCGGCGAAGCGGTCCGGATCGGCGCGCCCCTCGAAGGCCGCGTGCTCGTCGTGCACCACGTGTTCCGGCCGGACGACAGCCTGCAGACCCTGGACGTCGGCACGCTCCTGCCGCTGCACGCGACGGCGCTGGGCAAGGTGCTGCTGGCCTACGACACGACGCTGAAGGCGACCCCGGAGTCGTACACGCGCCGCACGCTGGTCACGCAGACGGCGATCAAGCGCGCGTGTGCGAAGGTACGTGAAGCGGGCTGGGCGGTGGAGAACGGCGAGATGATCTCCGGCGAGGCGGGGATCGCGGCGCCGATCCGCGGCCACGGCGGCATCGTGGTGGGTGCGATCGGCGTGTTCGGCGCGGTCGAGCGCCTCTGCGAGCCGGACGGCGGCCCGAACCCGAGGCTGCTGGGCCACGTCCGCGACGCCGCCCGTGCGGTGTCCCGCGATCTGGGCGCGTCCCGATGGTGA
- a CDS encoding glycoside hydrolase family 12 protein produces MHNAVRSLVVSLTVAASVATSAGVASAATWSSSDNWATWSNGGYTVRNDVWGSGAGPQTIWANSYSNWGVWSNQPNTGGVKSYPHSAKNVGKKLSALGKVSSSFNVTRPGSGAYETAYDIWADNNAYETMLWMDKQGAVGPLGSKQTTATVGGHTWDVYKGSNGSNAVFSFVRTSNTDAGTVDVLAVLNWIRAHGWFGDVTLGEVQFGFEITSSAGGLNFTSNSYSVTTS; encoded by the coding sequence ATGCACAATGCCGTGCGTTCCCTTGTGGTTTCCTTGACCGTGGCCGCTTCCGTGGCCACCTCGGCCGGTGTCGCTTCGGCCGCGACGTGGTCGTCTTCGGACAACTGGGCGACCTGGTCCAACGGTGGTTACACCGTCCGCAACGACGTCTGGGGCAGTGGGGCCGGGCCGCAGACCATCTGGGCGAATTCGTATTCCAACTGGGGTGTCTGGTCGAATCAGCCGAACACCGGCGGGGTGAAGTCGTACCCGCATTCGGCGAAGAACGTCGGCAAGAAGCTCAGCGCGCTCGGGAAGGTGTCGAGCAGTTTCAACGTCACTCGCCCCGGCAGCGGGGCGTACGAAACCGCCTACGACATCTGGGCGGACAACAACGCCTACGAAACCATGCTGTGGATGGACAAGCAGGGCGCGGTCGGCCCGCTCGGGAGCAAGCAGACCACGGCGACGGTCGGCGGCCACACCTGGGACGTCTACAAGGGATCGAACGGGTCGAACGCGGTCTTCTCGTTCGTCCGCACCTCGAACACCGACGCGGGCACGGTCGACGTCCTGGCGGTGCTGAACTGGATCCGTGCCCACGGCTGGTTCGGCGACGTGACGCTCGGCGAAGTCCAGTTCGGCTTCGAGATCACCTCGTCCGCCGGTGGCCTGAACTTCACCTCGAACAGCTACTCCGTCACCACGTCCTGA
- a CDS encoding substrate-binding domain-containing protein has product MSADDAGPVSAPARRGTLGVIATGAAASGPVLNGLRAAAREHGYALVVFSVPERGRSAVPAAVAGLRLQGVAGVVLLDPHAAADLPPVIGVPFVPAASADQGEGARRATEHLLDIGHPTVWHVGGPEDGPIARARERGWRETLERHGAEVPPVVRGDWSARSGYRAGQSLAVEAGVCAVFTANDHMALGLLAAFAEAGMRVPRDAHVVGFDDVPEAAYFAPPLTTVRQDFVAAGRETMAVLAARIDGLAAPGGGVVRTELVVRESSRPARR; this is encoded by the coding sequence ATGTCCGCGGACGACGCAGGTCCTGTCAGTGCCCCGGCCCGACGGGGCACGCTCGGCGTGATCGCCACGGGGGCCGCGGCGTCGGGGCCGGTCCTCAACGGCCTGCGCGCGGCCGCGCGGGAACACGGGTACGCGCTCGTCGTCTTCAGCGTGCCGGAACGCGGCCGGTCCGCGGTGCCGGCCGCCGTGGCGGGCCTGCGGTTGCAGGGGGTGGCGGGGGTCGTCCTGCTCGACCCGCACGCCGCCGCCGACCTGCCGCCGGTCATCGGCGTCCCGTTCGTCCCGGCCGCGTCCGCCGACCAGGGCGAAGGCGCGCGAAGGGCCACCGAACACCTCCTCGACATCGGCCACCCGACGGTCTGGCACGTCGGCGGCCCCGAAGACGGGCCGATCGCCCGCGCCCGTGAACGCGGCTGGCGGGAAACCCTCGAACGCCACGGCGCCGAGGTGCCCCCGGTGGTCCGCGGCGACTGGTCGGCCCGCTCCGGCTACCGGGCCGGGCAGTCCCTCGCCGTCGAAGCGGGGGTGTGCGCCGTGTTCACGGCCAACGACCACATGGCACTCGGTCTCCTCGCAGCGTTCGCCGAAGCCGGCATGCGCGTGCCGCGCGACGCCCACGTCGTCGGCTTCGACGACGTCCCGGAGGCGGCGTACTTCGCACCGCCGCTGACCACGGTCCGCCAGGACTTCGTCGCCGCGGGCCGCGAGACGATGGCGGTGCTCGCGGCCCGGATCGACGGGCTCGCGGCCCCGGGCGGCGGCGTGGTCCGGACCGAACTGGTGGTGCGGGAGAGCAGCCGCCCGGCCCGCAGGTGA